One Seleniivibrio woodruffii DNA window includes the following coding sequences:
- a CDS encoding DNA-3-methyladenine glycosylase, producing the protein MLPPEFFHRNAMLVAIELLGKFLVRDGLKLRIIETECYFLTDKGSHASLGYTEKRKALFMDGGTIYMYYARGKPSLNFSAEGEGNAVLIKSASADCADEKALQRMLKLNPMPDGRFRKPERLASGQTLVCRSLGMDVPDYDAKQMADTDLRVIDEGYRPEKIIQTVRLGIPDGRDAHLPFRFIDHAFRDRCTAKPPKGAYEVCGYNETVSKNQKFL; encoded by the coding sequence ATGCTTCCGCCGGAGTTCTTTCACCGCAACGCAATGCTGGTGGCCATTGAGCTTCTGGGGAAATTTCTGGTCAGAGACGGGCTGAAACTGAGGATAATCGAGACCGAATGCTATTTTCTCACCGACAAGGGCAGTCATGCCTCACTGGGATACACCGAAAAACGCAAAGCACTTTTCATGGACGGCGGCACGATATACATGTACTACGCCAGAGGGAAGCCCTCGCTTAACTTCTCCGCAGAGGGAGAGGGGAACGCAGTGCTGATAAAGTCCGCTTCCGCCGACTGTGCCGACGAAAAGGCTCTTCAGCGGATGCTGAAGCTGAACCCCATGCCTGACGGTCGTTTCAGAAAACCCGAAAGGCTGGCATCAGGACAGACGCTGGTCTGCCGCAGTCTGGGGATGGATGTTCCTGACTATGACGCAAAGCAGATGGCTGATACTGATCTTCGTGTGATCGACGAGGGCTACAGGCCTGAAAAGATAATTCAGACTGTGCGGCTGGGCATACCCGATGGACGGGATGCGCACCTGCCTTTCAGGTTCATAGATCATGCGTTCAGAGACAGATGCACCGCAAAGCCCCCTAAGGGCGCATATGAGGTATGCGGATACAATGAGACTGTTTCGAAGAATCAGAAATTTCTTTAA
- a CDS encoding ankyrin repeat domain-containing protein gives MNNKILSVSAVLLAVLIVLLIVDSTLERPLVTNKIIKAIYPDWNPEKKKGEADAESEPVQDTGDILPPTPDVMNSEPMPLGLAESRTQVMDAVLKADESKLRKLITSGEDLNRQDSLGFTALNLAVYMGRDSAVKTLLVGGANPNIADSDGMTPTAHAARQQRIKLAEILLERGANPNKPNNEGQTPLIIAAKYGHDDLADLLMRNKANVNAKDRLGRTALMEASANGYSKIVLSLLSLGADKTARDNSGQTAQDYAFRFGHEEVAAILAGDNMNQGVVGEPMPEGVDPAGNPIVPLPPANAPLPPDGTQPMPQQAGRPQTQPMQAQPMPMNGEPVRSNLR, from the coding sequence ATGAACAATAAAATTCTGAGCGTCTCAGCAGTTCTGCTTGCTGTTTTGATAGTTCTTCTGATAGTCGATTCAACGCTGGAACGCCCTCTGGTTACAAATAAAATAATCAAAGCAATATATCCCGACTGGAACCCCGAAAAAAAGAAGGGTGAGGCCGATGCCGAATCTGAGCCTGTACAGGATACAGGGGACATTCTGCCTCCGACACCTGATGTCATGAACTCCGAACCTATGCCGCTGGGGCTGGCCGAGAGCCGGACGCAGGTTATGGATGCGGTTCTGAAAGCTGACGAATCGAAGCTCAGAAAGCTCATAACCAGCGGAGAGGATCTGAACAGGCAGGACAGCCTGGGTTTCACAGCTCTTAACCTCGCCGTTTACATGGGCAGGGATTCGGCGGTGAAGACCCTTCTGGTGGGCGGAGCGAACCCGAATATAGCCGACAGCGACGGAATGACCCCCACAGCACATGCCGCAAGACAGCAGAGGATCAAACTTGCCGAGATACTGCTGGAAAGGGGTGCTAACCCTAACAAACCCAATAACGAAGGCCAGACACCGCTTATCATAGCGGCTAAGTACGGCCACGACGATCTGGCCGACCTGCTGATGCGCAATAAGGCCAATGTGAACGCAAAAGACAGACTGGGGCGCACGGCTCTCATGGAAGCCTCCGCCAACGGTTATTCAAAGATAGTTCTCTCTCTGCTCAGTCTTGGTGCGGACAAAACCGCCAGAGACAATTCCGGCCAGACGGCACAGGACTATGCATTTCGTTTCGGCCACGAAGAGGTGGCAGCGATACTTGCGGGCGACAATATGAATCAGGGTGTGGTGGGCGAGCCGATGCCGGAGGGTGTCGACCCTGCCGGAAATCCCATAGTCCCTCTTCCCCCGGCCAACGCTCCTCTGCCTCCGGACGGCACACAGCCGATGCCTCAGCAGGCAGGCAGACCACAGACACAGCCAATGCAGGCTCAGCCGATGCCTATGAACGGCGAACCTGTGCGGAGCAACCTGAGATGA